The Candidatus Omnitrophota bacterium DNA segment CGTATAGTCTACGTACAATCATCGGACATTTCAATAACGCATAGAAAAAATCCGCCTTCAAGATGTTTCTTCCATCCTGAAGACGGATTACTAATCCGATATAAATTGAATCACTTCTTCAACGGCAACTTCACCGACTTCCCCGTGCGCGCCGATTCGTAGACGGCGAGGATGATCTCTAGCGGTTTGCGGCCTTCTTCGCCAGTAATGAATGGTTCGCGATCTTCTATAATTGCTTGGCAAAAATCCTTGATCTGAGCGACATGTCCTTCGTTGGTGATGGCCTGGGCGTCGGCGGCGCCGCTGCCGCGTTCGCCCGCCGCTTGAATCTCCGCCTTCTTCTCGCCCATGATCTCGCGCAGAATGACTTTGTTCTTTTCGATCATGATCGTTCCTTTAGTTCCCGAAACTTCGATGCGCTCCTCTACGCCGGGATAGACGGCGGTGGAAGTAATGATAGTTCCGAGAGCGCCGCTCTTGAATTTCAGCAGCGCGTGGGCGACGTCTTCCACCTCGATCCGCTTATGCGCCGCCAGCGCGGTTTGCGCCGTAACGCTGACGACGGGATCGCTCATGCACCATTGCAGGCAATCCACCGTATGCACGCTCTGATTCATCAGGCAGCCGCCGCCGTCCAGTTTCCAAGTTCCGCGCCAGCCGCCGCTGTCGTAGTATTCCTGCGTGCGGAACCATTTCACGAAGCAATCGCCCAAAATCAGCTGGCCCAACAGGCCCGCATCGATGGCCGCTTTCAACTCCCGCACGCCGGGGTCCCAGCGCCGTTGCGAAATCACGCCCAGTTTGACGTTATTCTCGCGGCAGGCTTGGATCATCTTGTCCGCCTTGTCCAGCGTTACCTCGATGGGTTTTTCCGTCAGCACGTGCTTTTTGCGCTTGGCGGCGTTAACGGTCAACTCTCCATGCAGGCCGCTGGGCGTTCCCAGCGTGACGGCGTCGATATCCGTCCGCTTCAACATTTCGGCGGGCTTATCGTAGGATTTGACGTTGAATTTCTCCTCCGCCTTTTGCAGATTGGGTACCTTCTTCACATCCGCCACGGCGACAAGATGCGCCTGGGGAACTTCCTGAATGGCCCCGCAGTGGAACATGCCGATGAAGCCCATGCCTATGACGCCCATGCGCACTTGCCGATGCGGCATCCCCGCCTTATCGCAGACGCCGCGCAGCGCTTCCGCCGCTTCCGCGAATTTCTCCGGTCCCGTAAAACCGAAGAACTGTCCGCCTTGTAATAAGTGCGGCTCCAGTGTGGCGAAACCGGAAAAGCCGCGCTTCGCCAGCGCTTCGATCAAGTCTGGAATCTCGCCGTCGCCCTGTCCGGCGGGCGTAAATAGACCTTCGAAAGTGCAATCTTTGATATGCAGATGGTAAATATGATCCGCCTGCATCTCGAACCACTGCGTAAAAGGATGCGTTCCGACGGTCACGTAATTGGCGGGATCGAAAATAAGTTTGAAATTCGGCGAGTTAATGGAATCGGCCAGGTCTTTGCAGCGGATTCCCGTATCGCCGTAGATATTGGATTCGTTTTCGTGCAGAAGGATCAATCCTTCTTTTTCGGCGCGATCCGTCATCTCTTTTAGTCGCTTGATGACCTGCGTCCGGTATTTTTCCGGCGGCTGTCCTTCGGGAAAATAGAAGGAGAAGATGCGGATGCGCGGGCATTGGAAGTAATGCGCCATCTCGATGGCCCGCTCGTATCGCTGCCATTCCTTTTTCCACGAACTGGTGATGAGCACTTTGCCCAACGGCGTTCCGATCTCCGAAACGCCCATCCCATAATCGCGCAACAGTTCTTTCGCCTGCTGCTTCTGTTCAGCGTTTAGATCGAGAATGTTTACGCCCCAAAGATTGCGCAGGGCGATATAATTCAAATTCATCTTCCGCATTTCTCGCAGTTGTTCTTCGAAATCTTTGGCAATCTCGTCGCCGAAGCCGCTCAGTTTTAACATGATTCGCATACCTCTCCACTAAGGAATAGTAATAGGGATTTATAGCATTTTAATAGACAAAAATGAAAGCCGCGTCCACCATTTCGCCAAGAAAACAACGTGTTTTTCGATAAGGATGATAAGATTAACCGTTGCTATGGAGATGAATCTTGGTTCCTTTGGGCACGAGCCGGAAAAAGCCGCCCCGGCTGACTAAACCATTGGAAGGATCGTAGCGCGGACCGCCCCGGATTCCCGCCGGCCCCCAGCCATCCACCAAACCGGCGTTTTTGCGATGCGCGCTGTCGAGTACGGGATCCCATCTTCGCCAAGGCTGTCCCCATAAATCCTGATGAGTGCCGTAAGGGATCCAATGATAATAGGTATGGGAATATTGAAATCCGGCGCGCTGGTTCATATCCGGCAGGGCTTGAAAGCGGTCGGGAAGGAAGGCGTTGAGATAGGGGACGGGCGTCGTAAGCGGAAATTGCTGCGCCGGGCCGTCGCGATGGGCGTGATAGGAATTGTTGTCTAATTGATATTGCATCATGGCGTTGACCATCAAGCGCAAATCGTTCTCCGTCGCCGCGATCTTGGCGCGCAGCATGGCATTGAGAAAATTGGGAACGGCGATGGCGGCGAGAACGCCGATGATGGCGACGACGATCAACAATTCGATTAACGTAAAAGCGGAACGAGACGGCATAAGATTTCCTTCTCGAGAATTGATATGCGATCAAAAACGCGCGCCCTGCTTGCGGATAAACTTATCATACTTTGAAAATCTCGGATAGAGTTAAGAGAGCGTCGAAGAGACGGTTGTCATGTTTTGTAAAAGACGCCCGTCTTTGGGATCATGGGATTGCCAAGTATCCTGTACGAATGAGATGATGAAGCCATAGGAAAAGAGCGGCGCGGCGCTTGGCTCCTTACCGAATGGAAGGATGTAACAGACGGGGAAATGGCATTATGACTCGTATTTTGATCGTGGAAGACGAACCGGACATGCGGCGGGGACTTCAGGACAACCTGGAGTTCGAAAATTACCAAACCGTAGCCACTAGCAACGGCAACGAAGGGCTTCGTCTCGCTTTGAAGGAGAATTTCGATCTCATCATTCTCGACTTGATGCTGCCGGGAATGGATGGCATGGACGTTTGCCGCCAGTTGAAAGAATCAGGCTCGGCGACGCCGATCGTCATGCTCACCGCCCGAGGCGCCG contains these protein-coding regions:
- a CDS encoding TIM barrel protein, which codes for MLKLSGFGDEIAKDFEEQLREMRKMNLNYIALRNLWGVNILDLNAEQKQQAKELLRDYGMGVSEIGTPLGKVLITSSWKKEWQRYERAIEMAHYFQCPRIRIFSFYFPEGQPPEKYRTQVIKRLKEMTDRAEKEGLILLHENESNIYGDTGIRCKDLADSINSPNFKLIFDPANYVTVGTHPFTQWFEMQADHIYHLHIKDCTFEGLFTPAGQGDGEIPDLIEALAKRGFSGFATLEPHLLQGGQFFGFTGPEKFAEAAEALRGVCDKAGMPHRQVRMGVIGMGFIGMFHCGAIQEVPQAHLVAVADVKKVPNLQKAEEKFNVKSYDKPAEMLKRTDIDAVTLGTPSGLHGELTVNAAKRKKHVLTEKPIEVTLDKADKMIQACRENNVKLGVISQRRWDPGVRELKAAIDAGLLGQLILGDCFVKWFRTQEYYDSGGWRGTWKLDGGGCLMNQSVHTVDCLQWCMSDPVVSVTAQTALAAHKRIEVEDVAHALLKFKSGALGTIITSTAVYPGVEERIEVSGTKGTIMIEKNKVILREIMGEKKAEIQAAGERGSGAADAQAITNEGHVAQIKDFCQAIIEDREPFITGEEGRKPLEIILAVYESARTGKSVKLPLKK
- a CDS encoding type II secretion system protein, whose translation is MPSRSAFTLIELLIVVAIIGVLAAIAVPNFLNAMLRAKIAATENDLRLMVNAMMQYQLDNNSYHAHRDGPAQQFPLTTPVPYLNAFLPDRFQALPDMNQRAGFQYSHTYYHWIPYGTHQDLWGQPWRRWDPVLDSAHRKNAGLVDGWGPAGIRGGPRYDPSNGLVSRGGFFRLVPKGTKIHLHSNG